A stretch of the Cumulibacter soli genome encodes the following:
- the trpC gene encoding indole-3-glycerol phosphate synthase TrpC, with protein sequence MTVLDEIIAGVREDVAVRQAQTSLDDLKARCKSVRTAIDAYHELKRPGVAVIAEVKRASPSAGALADIADPAHLAAEYEAGGARAISVLTEQRRFNGSLDDLAAVRKNVSIPVLRKDFVVSSYQVHEARAYGADIVLLIVAALDQHTLVGLRERVESLGMTALVEVHDEEEADRAIAAGASVIGVNARNLKTLDVDRSTFERIAPGLPSNVVKIAESGVRGPHDLITYAKAGADAVLVGQGLVQSGDPRQAVAALVTAGEHPATPGNCR encoded by the coding sequence GTGACTGTTCTCGACGAGATAATCGCGGGTGTGCGCGAGGACGTCGCGGTTCGACAAGCGCAGACCTCGTTGGACGACCTCAAGGCCCGCTGTAAGTCCGTTCGGACCGCGATCGACGCGTACCACGAACTGAAGCGTCCCGGCGTTGCCGTGATCGCGGAAGTCAAACGCGCCAGCCCGTCGGCCGGAGCGTTGGCCGATATCGCCGACCCGGCGCATCTCGCCGCCGAATATGAAGCCGGTGGCGCACGAGCGATCAGCGTGCTCACCGAACAGCGTCGGTTCAACGGATCACTCGACGATCTGGCCGCCGTACGCAAGAACGTGTCGATCCCCGTGCTGCGCAAGGATTTCGTGGTCTCTTCGTATCAAGTACACGAGGCACGCGCCTACGGTGCGGACATCGTGCTGTTGATCGTCGCCGCGTTGGATCAGCACACCCTCGTCGGGTTGCGCGAGCGAGTCGAATCACTGGGTATGACCGCCCTGGTGGAGGTACACGACGAAGAAGAAGCCGACCGCGCGATCGCGGCCGGTGCCAGCGTGATCGGGGTCAACGCCCGCAACCTCAAAACCCTCGACGTCGATCGCTCCACCTTCGAGAGGATCGCGCCGGGACTTCCCAGCAACGTGGTGAAGATTGCCGAGTCGGGCGTGCGCGGCCCGCACGATCTGATCACTTACGCCAAGGCCGGCGCGGACGCCGTGCTGGTCGGACAGGGTCTCGTTCAGTCCGGTGATCCCAGGCAAGCCGTCGCCGCGCTGGTCACCGCCGGCGAGCATCCCGCAACCCCAGGAAACTGCAGATGA